A window of Sphingobacterium kitahiroshimense genomic DNA:
TAAGAGCGATTTCGATGGTAAGAAAGCCATGGAGCAACGTACTGAATGGGAAAAACTTGCAAAAGCGCAGCATTGGAAAGTGCTTCTGTATCACGACATGAAAAGAGCTATCTTAGAGTTCTAAAATTTAAGCTGACCATTTAATCCTGCTGTTTAAATTTCATTTCCAAAGCCGCGAAAGTTTTTGATGCCATGAATCAAGCAACTTGTAGCAATAACTGCTGCAGTACCCATGCTAACAAGGAAGATAGCTGTTCCGTTATCTCTATTGGCAACCGCTACAGCTATTAATGCCCATACTCCTACTAAAGCATATTCGCGCATATTACGCTTCCAGGTCATAAAACCATTAACAATACCCGCTACAATTACCATGATCATTGTCCAGTATACCGGTGAAATATTCCATCCATTCCAATCGATTTTAACGAGATAAGCGGCTATGTTTGCGATTAATGCAACCGATATCCACCCTGCATATAGCGAGAATGGCCACCAAACGAATGCGACAATACGAAATGGAGGATTAGTCAGTGCTACGTTAACATTCACAACAATCTTCAATAACGTTAGCAGTAACAAAATCATCAATAATACAGAAATTCCGATATAATCTGTCAACCAAGCAATAACCCATATACTATTTAACAGGCATGAAACCGTAAACCATGCTCCTACCCGATCTATAATTTGGCTCTCTTTCTTTGCTTTCAATATGAAAAATGAATACGTAACAAAACCGATCAAAAGCAAATAAATCAGTCCCCAGATAGAGAAAGCAAACGACGCGGGAGTAAAAAAGTTATGATAGTCATCGGAAACAGTTTTCATTGTTCTGCCATTTATGAAACCGGTATTTGATAAGTAATTAATAACGATCGTAGTTAATAAAGCCACAAGATTAGTAATCGCAAGGGTAATATTTTTCATAGTATGTTGATTATAATTCAATAACAATCAAACAACGTAGTCGTTTGCCATTCATATGTTAAAATTTACACCTCATGGGATCAAAGCTTCTTTTGCCAATTTATTTCAACTTCATCGAACTTTTTTGATCCTAAAAAGGTTCTAAAGTGATAAAAGAAATATAATTAAGATGGGATCAAATGAATTTGTATTCAAATTTTCGATGAATTCGAGACTTTGCCTAGTGCAGAAAGATAGCGTAAGCAATTCTAGTCAATTGTATAATTCTCACTGAGAAGCATGAATTTTATTTTAAGTAAAACATAACTTTTACACGTT
This region includes:
- a CDS encoding tryptophan-rich sensory protein; protein product: MKNITLAITNLVALLTTIVINYLSNTGFINGRTMKTVSDDYHNFFTPASFAFSIWGLIYLLLIGFVTYSFFILKAKKESQIIDRVGAWFTVSCLLNSIWVIAWLTDYIGISVLLMILLLLTLLKIVVNVNVALTNPPFRIVAFVWWPFSLYAGWISVALIANIAAYLVKIDWNGWNISPVYWTMIMVIVAGIVNGFMTWKRNMREYALVGVWALIAVAVANRDNGTAIFLVSMGTAAVIATSCLIHGIKNFRGFGNEI